A genomic region of Amphiura filiformis chromosome 6, Afil_fr2py, whole genome shotgun sequence contains the following coding sequences:
- the LOC140155979 gene encoding retinol dehydrogenase 16-like, with translation MELITSNIFSDVLTTMSLKLLCYSAVTLWFNGAVLWRYLKDELLLSFPYILVLILPTVAQPFCQYFLGGFCGLAVFCVACFYLYQYLPQQYIDVEGKVVIITGCNSGFGKAAAKYFDSIGAYVFAICYSGDSGEHELIATCSGKLTPIQLDITKDDQVRKVARTIKGMLGDRELWGLVNNAGICYYGESELMPINMYQKLWETNCLGQVRMVKAFLPLLRKSKGRIVNVTSMSGRMPTASYPAYCSSKAAALMFSDVLRMEMKKWDIKVSVIEPAGFRTGNIKNDRLKKTFLHMVQSLHPDIKRVYGHFYFKTAEEAIFTEDDIRLLEDLTPVCEAMEHALFAKRPRSHYQCGMGSTILMSIATHMPAFVVDFISSVLTGTLIPQGALADAESTNLKMPTNPLESNSLSLPANQKPRKDNHVTIAANVKVNVIDVNGHDGRGNETDV, from the exons ATGGAACTCATTACCAGTAATATTTTTTCCGACGTTCTCACAACAATGTCGCTGAAATTGTTGTGTTATTCAGCCGTCACATTGTGGTTCAACGGAGCTGTTTTGTGGAGATATCTAAAAGATGAATTGTTACTTAGTTTCCCCTATATTTTGGTGCTAATATTACCCACCGTGGCACAGCCTTTTTGCCAGTATTTCTTGGGTGGATTTTGCGGTCTTGCTGTTTTCTGCGTAGCATGTTTCTATCTTTATCAATATCTTCCTCAGCAGTATATCGATGTCGAAGGGAAAGTTGTCATTATTACAG GTTGTAATTCAGGGTTCGGCAAAGCTGCAGCAAAATATTTCGATAGCATCGGTGCCTATGTCTTCGCTATATGCTACAGCGGTGATTCCGGGGAGCATGAACTTATTGCTACGTGTTCAGGGAAGCTGACACCAATACAACTAGACATTACGAAAGATGATCAAGTACGCAAGGTGGCGAGAACGATTAAAGGAATGCTAGGAGATAGAG AACTTTGGGGACTTGTAAATAATGCCGGTATATGCTACTATGGAGAATCAGAGCTGATGCCCATCAACATGTATCAAAAACTATGGGAAACTAATTGCCTAGGACAAGTGCGAATGGTTAAAGCCTTCTTGCCACTTCTACGGAAATCAAAGGGTCGGATTGTTAACGTGACAAGCATGTCAG GTCGTATGCCAACTGCCAGTTACCCAGCGTATTGCAGTTCCAAAGCTGCTGCGTTGATGTTTTCCGACGTTTTACGTATGGAAATGAAGAAATGGGACATCAAGGTGTCCGTAATTGAACCGGCGGGCTTCCGCACAG GGAATATCAAgaatgatcgacttaagaaaacGTTTCTACACATGGTACAATCCCTTCACCCGGACATTAAAAGAGTGTACGGTCATTTCTATTTCAAAACGGCAGAAGAGGCCATCTTTACCGAAGACGATATTCGTTTGTTAGAGGACCTTACTCCAGTGTGCGAGGCTATGGAGCATGCGCTCTTTGCCAAACGACCTCGATCACACTACCAATGTGGTATGGGTTCCACCATACTGATGTCGATTGCAACTCATATGCCTGCCTTCGTTGTAGATTTTATATCATCTGTATTGACTGGGACTCTTATCCCACAAGGAGCCCTTGCCGATGCAGAATCGACAAACTTGAAAATGCCAACGAACCCTTTAGAGTCTAATTCGTTATCTCTTCCGGCCAATCAAAAACCACGCAAAGACAATCACGTAACTATAGCAGCTAACGTCAAGGTCAACGTCATCGACGTTAATGGACATGATGGAAGGGGAAATGAAACAGACGTCTGA